Proteins from one Halopseudomonas pelagia genomic window:
- a CDS encoding pseudouridine synthase, with the protein MRLDRLISNHSQYSARSARLLIADGRVQVNSEVVRDARMEIDRFMMVSLDGTLIKALTTAHYLMLHKPVGYLSATSDPLHTTVMELLPEPLRPLLHIGGRLDRGSSGLLILTNDGLWSRRLTAPQIKIPKIYRVTTAEPISADTPERFAQGIYFTFEGLTTSPAQLAQLGPCEARLTIYEGRYHQVKRMFHAVGNRVLSLHRESMGSIVLDPALLPGAFRPLNQAEIDSVG; encoded by the coding sequence ATGAGACTCGACCGCCTGATCAGCAACCACAGCCAATATAGCGCGCGCAGCGCCCGCCTGCTGATCGCCGACGGGCGGGTGCAGGTCAATTCAGAAGTGGTGCGCGATGCGCGCATGGAAATAGATCGCTTCATGATGGTGAGCCTGGACGGCACACTGATCAAAGCACTTACTACCGCGCATTACCTGATGCTGCATAAACCCGTAGGCTATTTGAGCGCCACCAGCGATCCGTTGCACACCACGGTGATGGAACTGCTGCCAGAACCACTGCGCCCGCTACTGCACATTGGTGGGCGCCTGGACCGGGGCAGTTCCGGCCTGCTGATCCTGACCAACGATGGCCTCTGGTCACGACGTCTGACCGCACCGCAGATCAAGATCCCCAAGATTTACCGGGTAACTACCGCAGAACCTATCTCAGCCGACACGCCGGAGCGCTTTGCCCAGGGTATCTATTTCACCTTTGAAGGCCTGACTACCTCCCCCGCCCAACTAGCACAGCTGGGACCATGCGAGGCGCGACTGACCATCTATGAAGGTCGCTACCATCAGGTCAAACGCATGTTCCACGCCGTCGGCAATCGTGTGCTCAGTCTGCACCGCGAGAGCATGGGCAGCATCGTGCTGGACCCTGCTCTGCTGCCCGGTGCTTTCAGACCGTTGAATCAGGCAGAAATTGATTCTGTAGGCTGA
- a CDS encoding 3-hydroxyacyl-CoA dehydrogenase NAD-binding domain-containing protein gives MTGPVYSALKDRHMELGPFINATQLLHRSAIHKRWNNWHLARDASDVAWLLLDKAGASANVLSEEVLRELGEVIESLQDAMPRALVIRSAKPGSFCVGADISEFRQLHNERDVINKLSDAHILIQQLADLPCPTIAVIHGAALGGGLELALCCDYRLAIHGASFGLPEILLGLHPGLGGTARLPALIPPLDAMQMMLTGKNTYDRKALSLGLIDRLVEERHLAGALEDAIKGKVHRRRSDWRAQPFLYAWVRQLVGRRMRAEAAKQAPPQHYPAPEALISLWEKHAGNPGSMIHAELLSFAKLLNTQTSRNLVRVFFLREKLKEQGKSKSLSSDAIKHLHVIGAGAMGGDIAGWCALQGLRVSLHDTRPESIAKAIGNAAKLCESKHLSSAETRDVLDRLIPDPDNSGVEQADLVLEAVPEDLELKLKIHTAIEPRLKPGAILATNTSSILLEDLRGELSDPTRLVGIHFFNPVAKMQLVEVVNHSVINATIFRRARQFVDQIGKLPVPVASAPGFLVNRALTPYLVEAICLLDEGVPAEAIDKVAIDFGMPMGPIELADQVGLDVCIDVADMLRERVNPHQPETPEWLRSKVEKGHLGRKTGKGLYTWTEGKPKKRNPRKPAPTDTLDRLILPMLNACMACLREEVIADAELLDGAMIFATGFAPFTGGPLHYAQQRGVSEIIKRLHDLQEDHGERFAPDPGWSEGLLEPSTQD, from the coding sequence ATGACAGGACCCGTCTACAGCGCATTGAAAGATCGTCATATGGAGCTCGGACCATTTATTAATGCCACCCAATTGTTGCACCGCTCGGCCATCCACAAACGCTGGAATAATTGGCACCTGGCCCGTGATGCCAGCGATGTTGCCTGGTTGCTCTTGGACAAAGCCGGCGCCAGCGCCAACGTACTCTCCGAAGAGGTATTGCGCGAACTCGGCGAGGTCATCGAAAGCCTGCAGGACGCAATGCCACGGGCGCTGGTCATCCGTTCGGCCAAACCCGGCAGCTTCTGCGTGGGCGCGGATATCAGCGAATTCCGCCAGCTACACAATGAACGCGATGTGATCAACAAGCTCAGCGACGCGCATATCCTCATCCAGCAATTGGCCGACCTGCCCTGTCCGACCATCGCCGTGATTCACGGCGCCGCACTGGGCGGCGGGCTCGAACTGGCGCTGTGCTGCGACTATCGTCTGGCGATCCACGGCGCCAGCTTTGGCCTGCCGGAGATCCTCCTCGGCCTGCATCCGGGGCTCGGCGGTACCGCGCGACTGCCGGCACTGATTCCGCCGCTGGACGCGATGCAGATGATGCTCACCGGCAAGAATACCTACGACCGCAAAGCGCTGAGCCTGGGGCTGATTGATCGCCTGGTGGAAGAACGCCACCTGGCTGGCGCACTGGAAGATGCGATCAAGGGTAAAGTGCATCGGCGCCGCAGCGACTGGCGCGCGCAGCCCTTCCTGTATGCCTGGGTGCGTCAGCTGGTTGGTCGGCGCATGCGCGCCGAGGCCGCCAAACAGGCGCCACCGCAGCATTACCCGGCACCAGAAGCGCTGATCAGCCTATGGGAAAAGCATGCGGGCAATCCCGGCAGTATGATCCACGCCGAATTGCTGTCTTTTGCCAAGCTGTTGAATACCCAGACCTCGCGCAATCTGGTGCGGGTATTTTTTCTGCGCGAGAAACTAAAGGAACAGGGCAAGTCGAAAAGCCTTTCCAGTGATGCGATCAAACACCTGCACGTAATCGGTGCCGGCGCCATGGGTGGCGACATTGCCGGTTGGTGCGCGCTACAAGGGTTACGCGTCAGCCTGCATGACACCCGCCCGGAATCGATTGCCAAAGCTATTGGCAACGCGGCAAAGCTATGCGAGAGCAAACACCTGTCCAGTGCGGAAACACGCGACGTGCTCGACCGGCTGATCCCGGACCCGGACAACAGCGGCGTTGAACAAGCTGATCTGGTACTGGAAGCCGTGCCCGAAGATCTCGAGTTGAAGTTGAAAATCCATACCGCGATTGAACCGCGCCTGAAGCCCGGCGCGATCCTCGCTACCAATACCTCGAGCATATTGCTCGAGGACCTTCGCGGCGAGCTGTCGGACCCGACGCGCCTGGTCGGCATTCATTTCTTCAATCCCGTGGCCAAGATGCAACTGGTCGAAGTGGTCAACCATTCAGTGATCAATGCCACCATCTTCCGCCGGGCCCGCCAGTTCGTCGACCAGATCGGCAAGCTGCCGGTACCGGTGGCCAGCGCCCCGGGTTTTTTGGTTAACCGTGCGCTGACGCCCTATCTGGTCGAAGCCATCTGCCTGCTGGATGAAGGCGTGCCCGCTGAAGCCATCGACAAGGTGGCGATCGACTTCGGCATGCCCATGGGCCCGATTGAGCTGGCTGATCAGGTCGGCCTGGATGTCTGCATTGATGTGGCCGACATGCTCCGTGAACGCGTCAATCCTCATCAGCCTGAAACGCCGGAATGGCTGCGCAGCAAAGTGGAAAAAGGCCATCTGGGGCGCAAGACCGGCAAGGGCCTGTATACCTGGACCGAGGGCAAACCGAAAAAACGCAACCCGCGCAAACCGGCCCCCACGGACACCCTGGACCGCCTGATCCTGCCGATGCTTAACGCTTGTATGGCCTGCCTGCGAGAAGAAGTGATCGCCGATGCCGAGCTACTCGATGGCGCAATGATCTTTGCCACCGGCTTTGCGCCTTTTACTGGCGGGCCGCTGCATTACGCACAACAGCGGGGAGTGAGCGAGATAATCAAGCGTCTGCATGATCTGCAGGAAGACCACGGCGAGCGTTTTGCTCCCGACCCCGGCTGGAGTGAGGGATTACTGGAGCCGAGCACGCAGGATTAA
- the rhlP gene encoding rhombotarget lipoprotein (RhlP (RHombo-target LipoProtein) is a family of predicted lipoproteins that, in general, co-occurs with a form of rhombosortase, and that has an apparent cleavage site for that enzyme, a GlyGly motif, near the C-terminus.) — protein MSRSRKIGRRCLLVVSICIALGGCAMGGSEHRSSSVVSYLYPNQNQPEAARADTDPLLPMRIGLGFVPEQGLSHQALTERDKASLKATVADYLQQQSFVRQVTLVPSAYLRPGGSFGNLDQLRKMYDIDIMLLLSYDRAQFVGAEPASITYWTLDGAQLISGARNDTYTLLDAAVYDIAKRRMLFRAPGSSLIQPQPDNLTLAEQVRQDSLLGFAQASSDLMSNLRQQLTLFRAQLERPAGHSTKADNPVSHRSAH, from the coding sequence ATGTCACGTTCACGGAAGATTGGCCGCCGGTGTCTGCTGGTGGTATCAATATGTATTGCCCTTGGCGGCTGCGCAATGGGCGGCTCCGAGCATCGCAGCAGTAGTGTGGTGTCTTATCTTTACCCTAACCAGAATCAACCTGAAGCTGCCCGCGCGGACACCGATCCGTTGCTGCCGATGCGTATAGGGCTGGGCTTCGTGCCCGAGCAGGGCCTGAGCCATCAAGCATTGACCGAGCGCGATAAGGCCAGTTTGAAAGCCACTGTCGCGGACTATCTCCAACAGCAATCCTTTGTTCGCCAGGTAACGCTGGTACCTTCCGCCTATCTCAGGCCGGGCGGCAGTTTTGGCAACCTCGACCAGCTGCGAAAGATGTATGACATCGACATCATGCTGCTGCTGTCCTACGACCGCGCTCAGTTCGTTGGCGCCGAACCGGCATCGATTACCTACTGGACACTCGATGGCGCCCAACTGATCAGTGGCGCGAGGAACGATACCTATACGCTGCTGGACGCCGCGGTGTATGACATTGCCAAGCGGAGAATGCTGTTCCGCGCGCCAGGCTCCAGCCTGATTCAGCCGCAGCCTGACAACTTGACCCTGGCCGAGCAGGTTCGGCAGGACAGTCTGCTTGGTTTTGCCCAGGCCAGCTCCGACTTGATGAGCAATCTGCGTCAGCAATTGACCCTGTTTCGAGCTCAGTTGGAGCGTCCCGCGGGGCACAGCACAAAAGCGGATAATCCAGTTAGCCACCGTTCTGCGCATTAG
- a CDS encoding PH domain-containing protein produces MSYIEESLSDGEKIESLFQLHWFARVPMIIWIILAIPTLGITLLLALYEYLKLRSIEQGVTNKRVILKTGFISRHTEEMKLNSIETVEIRQGVMGRMFGFGTIEVTGRGISDVVFKGVDEPMVVKRRIESVSNPIA; encoded by the coding sequence ATGTCCTATATTGAAGAATCGCTCTCCGATGGCGAAAAGATCGAATCGCTGTTCCAGCTGCACTGGTTTGCCCGGGTGCCGATGATCATCTGGATCATCCTGGCTATTCCCACGCTGGGTATTACCTTGCTGCTGGCTCTTTATGAGTACCTGAAACTGCGCTCGATCGAACAGGGTGTGACCAACAAGCGGGTGATTTTGAAAACCGGGTTTATCAGTCGGCATACCGAAGAGATGAAGCTGAACTCGATTGAAACCGTGGAAATTCGCCAGGGCGTCATGGGCCGGATGTTCGGTTTTGGCACCATTGAAGTGACCGGGCGCGGCATCAGCGACGTGGTGTTCAAAGGTGTCGATGAGCCGATGGTGGTCAAGCGCCGCATCGAAAGTGTGAGCAATCCGATCGCCTGA
- a CDS encoding GGDEF domain-containing protein, with the protein MITFLSELWSIGAQNKHTSLRRQIALSNQIGMLGAVATLPYQVFYLIYDIGFYWAVFSANLVFITAYLSVVICNAVGRHSLARDLALSVACTQVFVVTLLISSAAGVQLFYFSVGAFLALIYSNMNSRRFWLQSAGIGALFIISQFLFTPARALTPVPSPFVDIMFGGSVLGVLALSAVISYLYRREIEQAELELKLNNRKLTTLSVTDTLTGLANRRKLDETLLREWERTRRNGLPLSFIMCDVDHFKIYNDNLGHQAGDVCLQQAASILQEALVRPGDLVARYGGEEFAIVLPDTNAVGAHQVAETLRQAVGAMRIPHVPEEGVAFLSVSLGVTTVERPGPDELPEILLKKADEALYMAKANGRDQVVYLALTDQPLHA; encoded by the coding sequence GTGATTACATTTCTGAGTGAACTCTGGTCTATCGGTGCCCAGAACAAACACACGTCACTACGCCGGCAAATTGCCCTTAGCAATCAGATAGGCATGCTCGGCGCTGTGGCTACATTGCCGTATCAGGTGTTTTACCTGATCTACGACATCGGCTTTTATTGGGCGGTTTTCAGCGCCAACCTGGTGTTCATTACCGCCTATCTGTCGGTCGTGATTTGCAACGCTGTGGGACGTCATTCGCTGGCGCGGGATCTTGCGCTGAGCGTGGCCTGCACGCAAGTCTTCGTGGTGACCTTGCTGATCAGTTCGGCAGCGGGAGTGCAGCTGTTCTACTTCTCTGTGGGCGCCTTTCTGGCACTGATTTACAGCAATATGAATTCGCGGCGGTTCTGGTTGCAGTCAGCAGGGATCGGCGCCTTGTTCATTATCAGCCAGTTTCTGTTTACTCCAGCTCGCGCGTTAACGCCGGTGCCGTCACCCTTTGTCGACATCATGTTCGGTGGCAGTGTGCTGGGTGTGCTGGCGTTGTCTGCGGTGATCTCTTATCTGTATCGCCGGGAGATCGAGCAGGCCGAACTTGAGCTGAAGCTGAACAACCGCAAGCTGACTACCCTCAGCGTCACCGACACGCTCACCGGGTTGGCCAACCGTCGCAAGCTGGATGAGACACTCCTGCGCGAATGGGAACGCACGCGCCGCAACGGTCTACCGCTGTCGTTTATCATGTGCGATGTGGACCACTTCAAGATCTACAATGACAACCTGGGTCACCAGGCCGGGGATGTCTGCTTGCAGCAGGCCGCCAGCATCCTGCAGGAAGCACTGGTGCGCCCCGGCGATCTGGTAGCCCGCTATGGCGGCGAAGAGTTCGCCATTGTGCTGCCTGATACTAATGCCGTGGGTGCGCACCAGGTAGCGGAAACCCTGCGCCAGGCCGTCGGCGCCATGCGCATCCCGCATGTACCGGAGGAAGGGGTGGCCTTTCTCAGCGTCAGCCTTGGCGTTACCACGGTGGAAAGGCCTGGGCCCGATGAGCTGCCGGAGATACTATTGAAAAAGGCTGACGAGGCGCTGTACATGGCCAAGGCGAACGGCCGGGATCAGGTGGTGTATCTGGCGTTAACCGATCAGCCGCTACACGCCTGA
- a CDS encoding GNAT family N-acetyltransferase, with the protein MTNAKWFADIELGAGSVSLRPMVASDAAALVDAAADGQLWELWYTQVPSADTVDQYVAFALAEKAAGRALPFVVLDADSGQVIGSTRYCNADPEHRRLEIGYTWYASRYQRTPVNSQCKLLLLEHAFEVLGAVAVEFRTHWHNQRSRQAIARLGAKQDGVLRNHRIEADGARRDTVVFSILDSEWPAVAKALRFRLQRR; encoded by the coding sequence ATGACCAATGCAAAGTGGTTCGCCGATATCGAGCTGGGTGCCGGCAGTGTTTCCCTGCGGCCCATGGTGGCGTCAGATGCCGCAGCGCTGGTCGATGCCGCAGCTGACGGACAACTCTGGGAGCTTTGGTACACCCAGGTGCCCTCTGCTGACACGGTAGATCAGTATGTCGCCTTCGCGTTGGCGGAGAAGGCCGCTGGCCGGGCGCTGCCATTTGTGGTGCTGGATGCCGACAGTGGCCAGGTGATTGGCAGTACGCGTTACTGCAATGCTGACCCCGAGCATCGCCGCTTGGAAATCGGGTACACCTGGTACGCATCGCGGTACCAGCGCACGCCGGTAAACAGCCAATGCAAATTGCTGTTGCTCGAGCATGCGTTCGAGGTATTAGGCGCGGTAGCGGTAGAGTTTCGTACACATTGGCATAACCAGCGCTCCCGCCAGGCCATAGCTCGCCTGGGCGCCAAGCAGGATGGCGTACTGCGTAATCATCGGATTGAGGCGGATGGCGCTCGCCGCGACACAGTGGTGTTCTCCATCCTCGACAGTGAATGGCCTGCCGTGGCCAAAGCATTGCGCTTTCGGTTGCAGCGCAGATGA
- a CDS encoding acetyl-CoA hydrolase/transferase C-terminal domain-containing protein, with protein sequence MSTSPTLFTDCEPLIDVLLDRLDKRVVVGLPLGLGKANHLINSLYRRAREDASISLTIFTALTLEKPRAGSEIQARFLGPLSQRLFDDYPALEYAQAVRSGELPDNIRVVDFFLQPGQWLGVPLAQQAYTSLNYTHALDTLIRQGVNLILQLVSPLEAESDGAAFSATQRYSLSCNPDISADLLDRRRSGEMPIISVGQVNTALPFMRGDADRPASDFDYILHGEAVQFPLFSPPNKPAGLNDYAIGLQVARLIPDAGSLQIGIGSIGDAITHSLLLRHQHNALFQQLAAALDGPREAPRELHLAPFDQGLYGVTEMLVEGFLKLIDSGIMKREVDGAVVHAGFFIGSPLFHQRLAEMPATLRDKIAMMPVSFTNQLYGDEAQKRQARSGARFVNSAIMVTLGGAVVSDGLANNQVISGVGGQYNFIAQAFALEDARSIITLEATRTRKGKTLSNICWEYPHTTIPRHLRDIVITEYGMADLRDKSDAEVIAAMLNICDSAFQPALLAQAKKAGKIAADYQIPLPYRQNTPERIAKALQPAFNAGQLPSFPLGSGMTAAEEHLAVGLSILAPLAGSTLGMLRMVAKGIGYRLSAADIASLERMQLAKPTGIKEQLYRALLIGALASSARSQSAPDAPDG encoded by the coding sequence ATGTCGACCAGCCCCACCTTGTTCACGGATTGCGAACCCCTGATCGACGTATTGCTCGATCGCCTCGACAAACGCGTCGTGGTGGGCCTGCCACTGGGCCTGGGCAAAGCCAATCATCTGATCAACAGTCTGTATCGCCGGGCACGGGAAGACGCGTCCATTTCGCTGACCATCTTTACCGCCCTGACCCTGGAAAAGCCCCGAGCCGGCAGCGAGATCCAGGCGCGATTCCTTGGGCCATTATCGCAGCGGCTGTTCGATGATTATCCGGCTCTGGAATATGCCCAGGCCGTGCGCAGCGGAGAATTGCCCGACAATATTCGCGTGGTGGATTTCTTTCTGCAGCCGGGTCAATGGCTGGGCGTCCCCCTGGCGCAACAGGCCTATACTTCGCTGAACTATACCCACGCGCTGGACACCCTGATTCGCCAAGGGGTTAATCTGATTCTGCAGTTGGTCAGCCCGCTGGAAGCCGAGTCAGATGGCGCGGCTTTTAGTGCAACGCAGCGCTACAGCCTGAGTTGCAACCCGGATATCAGTGCCGACCTACTGGACCGCAGGCGCAGCGGCGAAATGCCGATCATCAGCGTTGGACAGGTGAATACCGCCTTGCCCTTTATGCGCGGTGATGCGGACCGGCCCGCCAGCGATTTCGATTACATACTGCACGGCGAGGCGGTGCAGTTCCCGCTGTTCTCCCCGCCGAACAAACCTGCCGGGCTGAATGACTATGCCATCGGGCTGCAAGTGGCGCGCTTGATCCCGGATGCCGGCAGCCTGCAAATCGGCATCGGTTCGATCGGTGATGCCATCACCCATAGCCTGCTGCTCCGCCACCAGCACAATGCGCTGTTCCAGCAACTGGCAGCGGCGCTGGATGGCCCGCGCGAAGCACCTCGGGAGCTGCACCTCGCGCCCTTTGACCAGGGGCTTTACGGGGTGACCGAAATGCTGGTTGAAGGTTTTCTCAAGTTGATCGACAGCGGCATCATGAAGCGTGAAGTGGACGGCGCCGTTGTTCATGCTGGATTTTTTATCGGCAGCCCCCTATTCCATCAACGCCTGGCCGAGATGCCCGCCACCCTGCGCGACAAGATTGCGATGATGCCGGTGTCTTTCACCAATCAGCTGTACGGTGACGAAGCTCAAAAGCGCCAGGCGCGCAGCGGCGCACGTTTCGTCAACAGCGCGATCATGGTTACCTTGGGCGGCGCAGTGGTGTCCGACGGTTTGGCGAATAATCAGGTCATCAGCGGCGTCGGCGGTCAGTACAATTTCATTGCCCAGGCTTTTGCGCTGGAAGACGCACGCTCGATTATCACCCTGGAGGCGACCCGCACCCGTAAGGGCAAAACCCTGTCAAACATTTGCTGGGAATACCCGCACACCACCATTCCCCGGCACCTGCGCGACATCGTGATTACCGAATACGGCATGGCGGATCTGCGTGACAAGAGTGATGCCGAGGTGATCGCCGCCATGCTCAATATCTGCGATTCAGCCTTTCAACCCGCGCTATTGGCCCAGGCCAAGAAGGCCGGCAAAATCGCCGCGGATTATCAGATCCCGCTGCCTTACCGTCAGAACACACCTGAACGTATCGCCAAAGCCCTGCAGCCTGCATTCAACGCCGGACAGTTGCCGAGCTTTCCGCTGGGCAGCGGCATGACCGCCGCCGAGGAACACCTGGCGGTCGGTCTATCAATCCTTGCGCCGCTCGCCGGCAGCACCCTGGGTATGCTGCGTATGGTCGCGAAGGGTATCGGCTACCGGCTCAGCGCAGCCGACATCGCCAGCCTGGAGCGCATGCAATTGGCCAAGCCGACCGGGATCAAGGAGCAGCTCTATCGCGCGCTACTGATTGGCGCTTTGGCCAGCAGCGCCAGATCACAGTCAGCGCCAGATGCCCCAGACGGGTGA
- a CDS encoding AraC family transcriptional regulator, which produces MAMPLRVTGSWVQLLTDWLDQEGLPAPQLRNLLDSRGPADIVPLPVWQGMLQRAVSLRPELPAPGLAIGAMIQPRHVGVLGYLILACTTLGQAMQAYQRYESLFYGLNVMQLQHRGNVIRVQWPAEASTGTLADTVAIAAMLTFLRRLVAEPPVPAAVHFAFPQPSAVDCQVYQTFFACPVHFASPVTAVDLPLADLKKGLPRSDATVLGLLDKQAQAMVLAMPDGDHFDRALQQAMVRLMPEGQVALNRVAAELHLSVRTLQRRLEVRQSSWQALLDRTREQLAGHYLLDPALTLSDIALLLGFSEQSAFNRAYRRWTGTTPARVRRDHRLPL; this is translated from the coding sequence ATGGCCATGCCGCTGCGGGTGACAGGCTCATGGGTGCAGCTGCTGACCGATTGGCTGGATCAGGAAGGGCTGCCCGCTCCGCAGTTGCGCAATCTATTGGATAGCCGTGGCCCGGCAGATATTGTGCCGTTGCCTGTCTGGCAGGGCATGCTGCAGCGCGCGGTCAGCTTGCGCCCCGAACTGCCGGCACCGGGTCTGGCTATCGGGGCGATGATTCAGCCGCGGCATGTCGGGGTGCTGGGTTATTTGATTCTTGCCTGTACCACCCTGGGGCAAGCGATGCAGGCCTACCAACGCTATGAAAGCCTGTTCTATGGTTTGAACGTGATGCAGCTTCAGCATCGTGGCAACGTGATCCGCGTGCAGTGGCCGGCCGAGGCATCTACTGGCACGCTGGCCGATACAGTTGCCATCGCGGCGATGCTGACATTTCTGCGTCGCCTGGTGGCCGAGCCGCCAGTGCCGGCCGCAGTGCATTTCGCATTCCCTCAACCTAGCGCCGTGGATTGTCAGGTCTATCAGACTTTCTTTGCTTGCCCGGTGCACTTTGCCTCGCCGGTGACGGCGGTTGATTTGCCCTTGGCCGACCTGAAAAAGGGACTGCCGCGCAGCGACGCCACGGTGCTTGGGTTGCTGGATAAGCAGGCTCAGGCCATGGTGCTGGCGATGCCGGATGGTGACCATTTCGATCGGGCGTTGCAGCAGGCTATGGTGCGCTTGATGCCGGAGGGGCAGGTAGCATTGAACCGAGTGGCGGCAGAACTGCATTTGTCGGTACGAACACTGCAGCGGCGCCTGGAGGTCAGACAATCGAGCTGGCAAGCCTTGCTGGACCGTACGCGTGAACAATTGGCCGGGCATTACTTGCTGGACCCGGCTCTAACATTGAGCGACATAGCTCTGCTGCTCGGATTTTCCGAGCAAAGCGCCTTTAATCGAGCCTACCGCCGCTGGACTGGTACAACACCGGCGCGGGTGCGCCGTGATCACCGGTTGCCGTTATAG